GGGTACACGATCCGGGCCCCCCTTCTCCCGAAGTTACGGGGGCATTTTGCCGAGTTCCTTAACCATGGTTCGCTCGATCGCCTTGGTATTCTCTACCTGATCACCTGAGTCGGTTTGGGGTACGGGCGGCGCGTAGCTCGCTAGAGGTTTTTCTCGACAGCATAGGATCACCCACTTCCCCCATACGGGGTCCCCATCACGTCTCAAGATCGTGCATCAAAGCACTGCCAGACGGATTTGCCTATCTGACTCCCTACACGCTTGGCCACAGACAACCATCGCTGTGGTTGGGCTACCTTCCTGCGTCACCCCATCGCTTGACTACTACCAGCTCGGGTCCCATGCTCCACCACCCCGCCTCACCCCGAAGGGATCGGTCATGGGTGGCTTCGGATGGTTAGCATCACCAGGTTCGTCATGGGCGCTACTTTGCCGGTACGGGAATATCAACCCGTTGTCCATCGACTACGCCTGTCGGCCTCGCCTTAGGTCCCGACTTACCCAGGGCAGATTAGCTTGACCCTGGAACCCTTGATCATTCGGCGGACGTGTTTCTCACACGTCATTCGCTACTCATGCCTGCATTCTCACTCGTGTCCTATCCACGGCTAGATCACTCTGCCGCTTCACTCAGAACACGACGCTCCCCTACCCATCCGTACCCACGTTGGTGGTTGATGTACGAATGCCATAGCTTCGGCGGATGACTTGAGCCCCGCTACATTGTCGGCGCGGAATCACTTGACCAGTGAGCTATTACGCACTCTTTCAAGGGTGGCTGCTTCCAAGCCAACCTCCTGGTTGTCAATGCGACTCCACATCCTTTTCCACTTAGTCACCGCTTAGGGGCCTTAGCTGATGGTCTGGGCTGTTTCCCTCTCGACTACGGAGCTTATCCCCCGCAGTCTCACTGCTGCGCTCTCACTTACCGGCATTCGGAGTTTGGCTAACGTCAGTAACCTGGTAGGGCCCATCGGCTATCCAGTGCTCTACCTCCGGCAAGAAACACGCAACGCTGCACCTAAATGCATTTCGGGGAGAACCAGCTATCACGAAGTTTGATTGGCCTTTCACCCCTATCCACAGGTCATCCCCTCAGTTTTCAACCTAAGTGGGTTCGGTCCTCCACGCGGTCTTACCCGCGCTTCAACCTGCCCATGGATAGATCACTTCGCTTCGGGTCTTGATCGTGCGACTAAACCGCCCTATTCGGACTCGCTTTCGCTACGGCTGCCCCACACGGGTTAACCTCGCCACACAACGCAAACTCGCAGGCTCATTCTTCAAAAGGCACGCCGTCACCCCCACAAGGAAGGCTCCGACGGATTGTAGGCACACGGTTTCAGGTACTATTTCACTCCCCGCCAGGGGTACTTTTCACCTTTCCCTCACGGTACTTGTCCGCTATCGGTCATCAAGGAGTATTTAGGCTTAACGGGTGGTCCCGCCAGATTCACACGGAATTTCAGGGGTTCCGTGTTACTTGGGATACCGCGACACAGGCACGCACTTACACCTACGGGGCTATCACCCTCTACGGCGCCGCTTTCCAACGGACTTCGACTTCACACGCACTTTCTTACTGTGCGACCTACCGGCAGATAGATCCACGCGGTCCCACAACCCCACACACACAACCCCTGCCGGGTATCACATGTGCATGGTTTAGCCTCATCCGATTTCGCTCGCCACTACTCTCGGAATCACTGTTGTTTTCTCTTCCTTCGGGTACTGAGATGTTTCACTTCCCCGAGTTCCCTCCACACACCCTATATATTCAGGCGCGGGTAACACGACATGACTCGTGCTGGGTTCCCCCATTCGGACACCCCCGGATCACAGCTCGTTTGCCAACTCCCCAGGGCTTATCGCAGGCTACTACGTCCTTCATCGGCTCTTGATGCCAAGGCATCCACCATGTGCCCTTCATAGCTTGTCTCACAAACACTCAACAAGAAACACAACTACAAAGAAACTACAGCTAACACACAAGACCAAGAACACCCACCAACACCACACACACAAACGCGCATGCGACATCGACGAGCCACTTGACCTCTCGTATTGCTACAAGATGCTCGCGTCCACTATTCACAAACCAAACCCCACCCACCACACGGTGAGCAAGAGCAATCAAGCCCAGAACCCCACCCACATCCCACCAAGGAACATGAGCACCAGCTCAGGCAATAGAGGCATCTGATCCCTCAGACACCCAACAGTGTGCCAACCACCTCACCCACCAACCCGCACCCAGGTTCCACGCCACACCCCCACCCACAAAGGGACGAGAATGCAGCAGTACTGAGGACACGAGCCGAACAGGCTCAGCAGCGTACGTCGACGATTCCACTAGTGAGACACCACCATGCGTCACCAAACACTCGTTGGTGATCGGGATGTGTGCTCCTTAGAAAGGAGGTGATCCAGCCGCACCTTCCGGTACGGCTACCTTGTTACGACTTCGTCCCAATCGCCAGCCCCACCTTCGACGGCTCCCTCCACAAGGGTTGGGCCACCGGCTTCGGGTGTTGCCGACTTTCGTGACGTGACGGGCGGTGTGTACAAGGCCCGGGAACGTATTCACCGCAGCGTTGCTGATCTGCGATTACTAGCGACTCCGACTTCATGGGGTCGAGTTGCAGACCCCAATCCGAACTGAGACCGGCTTTTTGGGATTCGCTCCCCCTCACGGGATCGCAGCCCTTTGTACCGGCCATTGTAGCATGCGTGAAGCCCTGGACATAAGGGGCATGATGACTTGACGTCATCCCCACCTTCCTCCGAGTTGACCCCGGCAGTCTCCTATGAGTCCCCACCACTACGTGCTGGCAACATAGGACGAGGGTTGCGCTCGTTGCGGGACTTAACCCAACATCTCACGACACGAGCTGACGACAGCCATGCACCACCTGTACACCGACAAAAAGGGGCTACATCTCTGCAGCTTTCCGGTGTATGTCAAACCCAGGTAAGGTTCTTCGCGTTGCATCGAATTAATCCGCATGCTCCGCCGCTTGTGCGGGCCCCCGTCAATTCCTTTGAGTTTTAGCCTTGCGGCCGTACTCCCCAGGCGGGGCGCTTAATGCGTTAGCTGCGGCACGGAACCCGTGGAATGGATCCCACACCTAGCGCCCAACGTTTACGGTGTGGACTACCAGGGTATCTAATCCTGTTCGCTCCCCACACTTTCGCTCCTCAGCGTCAGGACATTCCCAGAGAACCGCCTTCGCCACCGGTGTTCCTCCTGATATCTGCGCATTTCACCGCTACACCAGGAATTCCGTTCTCCCCTGAATGCCTCTAGTCTGCCCGTATCGAAAGCAAGCACCGAGTTAAGCCCGGTGTTTTCACTCCCGACGCGACAAACCGCCTACGAGCCCTTTACGCCCAATAATTCCGGACAACGCTCGGACCCTACGTATTACCGCGGCTGCTGGCACGTAGTTGGCCGGTCCTTCTTCTGCACATACCGTCACTTGCGCTTCGTCTGTGCTGAAAGAGGTTTACAACCCGAAGGCCGTCATCCCTCACGCGGCGTTGCTGGATCAGGCTTCCGCCCATTGTCCAATATTCCCCACTGCTGCCTCCCGTAGGAGTCTGGGCCGTGTCTCAGTCCCAGTGTGGCCGGTCACCCTCTCAGGCCGGCTACCCGTCGAAGCCTTGGTAGGCCATTACCCCACCAACAAGCTGATAGGCCGCGAGCACATCCCTGGCCGAAAAAACTTTCCACACACATCTCATGCAAGAGCGTGTCGTATCCGGTATTAATCACCGTTTCCGGTGGCTATCCCGAAGCCAGAGGCAGATTACTCACGTGTTACTCACCCGTTCGCCGCTCGAGTACCACCGAAGTGGCCTTTCCGCTCGACTTGCATGTGTTAAGCACGCCGCCAGCGTTCGTCCTGAGCCAGGATCAAACTCTCCGTTGAAAAACAACACCACCACACACTTACCGCATGCAATGGAAAAAGAGATGCCTGACAGGAGACACTGACACCCAACCCCATCACTGGAGCCAGGAATTTGTCAGAATCATTGTCAAAAGAAATCCATCAACCACACACACCAAAAAGGCATGCATAGAAGACGGGGCATAACAAACTAATTCGTCGACTATGACACACTGTTGAGTTCTCAAGAATCAGACGCACACCGTCCCGGTCACTCACGCGACCAGCGGCGGGACAACCTGCAGAAACTTACCGGCTTGTCTCCCCCTCGTCAACTCGATCCGAGTCGGAGAAGGTGAAGCTTCGAGCTCCTGGCTGCGGACGTGGCGGAACCACTCGTTTCGGCCTGTCGGCCCGAGGGGCTCCGCGGCGGTGCCGCGGCGAGAAGAACGTTACGCACACATGTCCGGCACGCCAAATCCGGGGGTGCCTCCCCCGCCCGGAGGGGGCGGATCCAGTCTCAGGCCCGGGCTCGCGACGGGGTCGAGCCGCCGCTCAGGGGCGCCTGGCGGCGGGTCGGTACGCCGACACGCTGGGCTCACCGGTGAGCCAGAACCGCCAGGGACGATCCGGTGCGCCGCGCAGCCCGACCCGCGGTCCCGTGCTGATCCGGTCACGCGAGAGGGGTGCGGTCAGCTCGAGTCGCACCGGGCCCGTGGCCAGGTCGCTGCCACCGAGGTCGAGGCCGATCCCCAGGGCCCGGCAGAGGTTGGCCGGGCCCCGGGCCAGGTCACGGTCCCGGGTCGTGCTGCGCCGTTCACGGGCGAGGTGGGCACCCTCGACCACCTCGCCCGCCCGGAGCAGCACCGCGGATGCGGTGCCCTCGGGTCCGGTGACGACGTTGGCGCACACGTGCATCCCGTAGCTGAGATACGCGTAGAGCGTCCCCGCCGGGCCGAACATCACCCGGGTCCTCGGGGTGGGGCCGCGGTAGGCGTGCGAGCCGGGGTCGTCCGAGCCGGCGTACGCCTCGACCTCGGTGAGCCGGACCGTCACGCCGTCGTGGCGCAGGGTCGCGCCGAGCAGCCGGGGCGCCACGTCGAGGACGTCCCCGGCCAGCAGGCCCAGGTC
This genomic window from Nocardioides marinus contains:
- a CDS encoding DNA-3-methyladenine glycosylase: MSVSPDLGLLAGDVLDVAPRLLGATLRHDGVTVRLTEVEAYAGSDDPGSHAYRGPTPRTRVMFGPAGTLYAYLSYGMHVCANVVTGPEGTASAVLLRAGEVVEGAHLARERRSTTRDRDLARGPANLCRALGIGLDLGGSDLATGPVRLELTAPLSRDRISTGPRVGLRGAPDRPWRFWLTGEPSVSAYRPAARRP